From Pseudobacteroides sp., one genomic window encodes:
- a CDS encoding ABC transporter permease: MFNGSILKFIVGKSIRIVSLLAALSVISFALVSHSPIDPVQAYIGADMMKVSPSQREKIAEHWGLNKPPVERFLSWGNSMIHGDMGTSMIYRRPVLDVIKERFIASLALMGIAWGLSGILGFILGVIAAMNRGRVIDSIIKWYSLTLASTPTFWLGLLLLIVFSVWLGWFPIGMGVPAGVISKDVTLLSRISHIILPALTLSIVGVANIALHTRQKLMDVLESDYILFARARGEHGIKLFLRHGLRNIALPAITLQFASLSEIFGGSVLAEQVFSYPGLGQATVQAGLRGDLPLLLGIVLFSSIFVFAGNMMADIIYRVVDPRIREVKAV; encoded by the coding sequence ATGTTTAATGGGAGCATACTAAAATTCATAGTTGGTAAAAGCATACGCATTGTATCATTGCTGGCAGCACTATCTGTAATATCATTTGCATTGGTAAGCCACTCACCCATAGACCCGGTTCAGGCATATATAGGTGCCGATATGATGAAGGTTAGTCCGTCCCAGAGAGAAAAAATAGCTGAACATTGGGGGCTGAACAAGCCCCCGGTAGAAAGATTTTTATCCTGGGGAAATTCGATGATCCATGGAGATATGGGGACATCCATGATATATAGGAGGCCTGTTTTGGATGTAATAAAAGAAAGATTTATTGCATCCTTAGCCTTAATGGGGATTGCGTGGGGGCTATCAGGAATTCTTGGCTTTATTTTAGGTGTGATAGCTGCAATGAATAGAGGGCGAGTAATAGACAGTATAATAAAATGGTATAGCCTTACTCTTGCCTCCACTCCGACTTTTTGGCTCGGTCTTCTTCTGCTGATAGTTTTCTCAGTCTGGCTTGGCTGGTTTCCAATTGGAATGGGCGTACCGGCAGGAGTTATTTCAAAGGACGTAACCCTTTTAAGCCGCATTAGCCATATAATTCTTCCGGCATTGACTTTAAGCATAGTAGGAGTTGCGAATATTGCACTGCACACAAGACAAAAGCTCATGGATGTTTTAGAAAGCGATTATATATTATTTGCCAGAGCCAGAGGTGAACATGGAATTAAGCTTTTTTTAAGACACGGTCTACGCAATATTGCCCTTCCTGCAATTACATTGCAGTTTGCATCCCTAAGTGAAATTTTTGGCGGCTCTGTCCTTGCAGAACAGGTTTTTTCCTACCCTGGTCTTGGACAGGCAACTGTACAGGCCGGACTACGTGGTGATCTGCCTCTGCTTTTGGGAATTGTACTTTTTAGTTCAATATTTGTATTTGCTGGAAATATGATGGCAGATATCATATACAGGGTTGTAGATCCAAGGATCAGGGAGGTTAAAGCAGTATGA
- a CDS encoding ABC transporter permease, which translates to MSELASSITSKINIPSFLKPNRRQHTLIMISLSSLVLIGIILASILLSNERIETHFDLKNLGPSLSHPFGTDWLGRDMFTRTVKGLSLSIYIGIVASAVSVAVALVLGLCAATMGKAVDSVITWMVDLFQGMPHLVALILIAFTVGGGAKGVIIGVALTHWTSLTRVIRAEILQLRTAQYVQISRHMGKSRWWIAVHHMLPHLVPQFLVGFVLLFPHAILHEASITFLGFGLSPHKPAIGVILSESMKYLSTGMWWLAFFPGISLLIIVRSFDIIGENLRLLIDPHNANE; encoded by the coding sequence ATGAGTGAATTAGCATCAAGTATAACAAGTAAAATCAATATTCCTTCTTTTTTAAAACCAAACAGAAGACAACACACACTTATAATGATTTCTTTATCAAGCTTGGTTCTCATTGGGATTATATTGGCAAGTATACTTCTTAGTAACGAAAGAATAGAAACACACTTTGATTTAAAAAACCTTGGACCTTCATTATCCCATCCTTTTGGAACAGACTGGCTTGGAAGAGACATGTTCACCAGGACTGTAAAAGGATTGTCATTGAGTATTTATATTGGAATTGTAGCCTCTGCTGTAAGCGTTGCAGTTGCATTGGTTCTTGGTTTGTGTGCTGCAACCATGGGAAAAGCAGTTGACAGTGTAATAACCTGGATGGTTGATTTGTTTCAAGGAATGCCTCACCTTGTAGCATTAATACTAATAGCATTTACAGTGGGTGGAGGTGCAAAAGGTGTTATTATAGGGGTTGCCTTAACACACTGGACCAGCTTGACACGTGTAATACGTGCAGAGATATTGCAGCTAAGGACTGCCCAGTATGTGCAAATTTCAAGGCATATGGGCAAGAGTAGATGGTGGATTGCTGTACATCATATGCTTCCCCATTTGGTACCGCAGTTTTTGGTTGGCTTTGTTTTGCTTTTTCCACATGCCATACTCCATGAAGCATCCATAACATTTTTAGGCTTTGGACTATCTCCACACAAGCCTGCAATTGGAGTAATATTGTCAGAATCAATGAAGTACCTGTCTACCGGAATGTGGTGGCTGGCATTCTTTCCAGGGATATCGCTGTTAATTATTGTGAGATCATTTGATATTATCGGCGAAAACCTTAGACTACTCATTGACCCACATAATGCAAACGAATAA
- a CDS encoding ABC transporter ATP-binding protein, protein MLEVKDLSISFIQYQKGLKKRTLKVISNLDVTINSGEILAIVGSSGSGKSLLAHAVLGVLPKNAVISGEIIYKGMPLTPKLQKKLRGNEISLIPQSVNFLDPLMKVGEQVQASVNTGDKKEELKSIFKRYSLDEKTGIKFPFQLSGGMARRVIVASAVIGGAKLIIADEPTPGLHPEVVKETLQHLRELADQGCAVMLITHDIGTAINVANNIAVFYSGTTVEVAPASNFSGNGEHLRHPYTKALWNALPQNSFIPISGFQPSYEERKGCFFHQRCSIRSKDCLSKMPKIREINSGKVRCHNAT, encoded by the coding sequence ATGCTAGAAGTAAAGGATTTATCAATATCATTTATACAATATCAAAAAGGTTTGAAAAAAAGGACACTTAAAGTAATCTCAAACCTTGATGTAACAATAAATTCAGGTGAAATACTGGCAATAGTCGGTTCAAGCGGATCAGGAAAAAGCCTTCTTGCCCATGCCGTACTTGGAGTGCTTCCTAAAAACGCAGTTATATCTGGGGAAATTATTTATAAAGGCATGCCCCTCACACCCAAACTTCAAAAAAAGCTTCGGGGAAATGAAATATCTTTGATACCCCAGTCGGTTAACTTCCTTGATCCTCTTATGAAAGTAGGGGAACAGGTTCAAGCTTCTGTAAATACAGGTGATAAAAAAGAAGAACTAAAAAGTATATTTAAAAGATACTCTTTAGATGAAAAAACAGGAATCAAGTTTCCATTTCAACTTTCAGGCGGCATGGCAAGACGTGTAATTGTTGCCTCAGCTGTAATCGGCGGTGCAAAATTAATAATTGCTGATGAACCAACACCCGGACTTCATCCTGAGGTGGTAAAGGAAACATTACAGCATCTTAGAGAGCTTGCTGACCAAGGATGTGCTGTGATGCTTATTACCCATGATATAGGTACTGCAATTAATGTGGCAAACAATATCGCTGTTTTCTACTCCGGCACAACCGTTGAAGTTGCTCCTGCATCAAATTTTTCTGGTAATGGAGAGCATTTAAGGCACCCTTATACAAAAGCACTATGGAATGCACTGCCCCAAAACAGCTTTATTCCCATTTCTGGGTTTCAACCTTCCTATGAGGAACGTAAAGGCTGCTTCTTCCACCAACGCTGTTCTATAAGAAGTAAGGATTGTTTATCAAAAATGCCAAAAATACGTGAAATAAACTCAGGAAAGGTAAGGTGCCATAATGCTACTTGA
- a CDS encoding ABC transporter ATP-binding protein has product MLLEAKNINFRYGKGSWVIKNFTMELNSGEIVGLSGNSGCGKTTLARILAGYEKPYEGHVLLDGKPLPQNCFNPVQLVFQHPEKSVNPHWKMNKTLNEGWSPEDSLIHSLGIEKEWLQRWPNELSGGELQRFCVARALSPDTKFLIADEMTTMLDAITQAHIWNVVIDTAKKRNIGVLVISHERHLIDRICNKVIEIN; this is encoded by the coding sequence ATGCTACTTGAAGCAAAAAACATTAATTTTCGTTATGGTAAGGGTTCCTGGGTAATAAAAAACTTTACTATGGAATTAAACTCCGGTGAAATAGTTGGTCTATCAGGTAACAGCGGCTGCGGAAAAACCACTCTTGCCAGAATACTTGCGGGGTATGAAAAGCCCTATGAAGGCCATGTGCTGTTAGATGGAAAACCTTTACCCCAAAACTGTTTCAACCCAGTTCAATTGGTTTTCCAACACCCTGAAAAATCAGTCAATCCACATTGGAAAATGAACAAAACTTTAAATGAAGGCTGGTCACCTGAAGATTCGCTAATACATTCCCTTGGCATTGAAAAAGAATGGCTTCAAAGATGGCCTAACGAATTATCCGGCGGTGAGCTGCAGAGATTTTGTGTTGCACGTGCATTAAGTCCTGATACAAAGTTTCTGATTGCAGATGAAATGACAACAATGTTAGATGCCATTACTCAGGCCCATATATGGAATGTGGTTATTGATACAGCTAAAAAAAGAAATATAGGAGTTCTTGTTATTAGCCATGAGAGGCACCTTATTGATCGTATTTGCAACAAAGTAATAGAAATAAATTAA
- a CDS encoding CooT family nickel-binding protein codes for MCESNVYLIDEKGEEKLIFEAVNEVSSYGGGLCLENIFYQRKYILAKIKEISFLERKIILERISEDE; via the coding sequence ATGTGCGAATCTAATGTTTATCTTATAGATGAAAAAGGTGAAGAAAAGTTGATTTTTGAAGCAGTTAATGAGGTTTCATCCTATGGTGGCGGTCTTTGTCTTGAAAATATATTTTATCAGAGAAAATATATCCTTGCTAAAATAAAAGAAATCTCATTTTTGGAAAGAAAAATAATATTAGAAAGAATATCCGAAGATGAATAA